Genomic window (Lampris incognitus isolate fLamInc1 chromosome 3, fLamInc1.hap2, whole genome shotgun sequence):
AGTTTATTCCTAACTTCCATTCTGGCTGGCTGGCTCGCTAGCTAGCAGCGGCGTCGCTTCGTGGTTGGCGGCGCTGcgattccagtttttttttttttttacacattgtcCTGCAGGAGCGATCCGTCTCCTTCCGCTgaccctcccccttctcttcccgaGCCCGCTCCGCGCCGcgcgcgccgcgccgcgccgcgccgcctATTGTTGAAGTTTCACTTCAATGCGCCCTCAAAGGCCGGCGGAGTCTGAACCGCGCTAAACTTCCCAGAATGTAGAAAGCTTTAACTTGCGCCCGACACATCGTccacaataaaaacacaaaaaaacgagCGCCTCGAGCGTGCGATAGAAATGTCTATACATTATCCGCAGGCGTCGGCCCGGCTGTTAATGTACACATTCCACTGGGACTAGTTTCTCATAGCGGTGGTGTTTCCGCTGTTCTCTCCAGAAgtgatgctgctgctgcacatCTGCCCTGAACGTCCTCGGCGCCGAGCGGCGAACATGTTGGGTCCGAACGAACACGACCCGAACCAACCTACAGCTGGCAGGACTGTCGTAGGGACGGTTCATTGTTGACCTCCCCAAGTTGTTTCTAAAGTCACAAGACAAAGTTGCTAAGAAAAGTAAAGCACATTTATTTGAAAGCGATGTGACAGTAAAGTCCTCGGCCATCCATCTATGATGCTGCCAAACACAAGCCTCGGTTCTGGTGCAGGCAGCAGAAGTTCACGTTGAAAAGGGAACCGAACGCTCCACTAAACTTTATTTTCGTGTTAAAAGAGcagaaaaaaaagactgaaagaAAACTGGCGGACTTCGACCATATTTGCACTGGGTTCCATGatgaaacaaataaaaacaaaaaaaataaaaccaaaaaatgaaaaataaaaagataTATATCCATGTGTGGAAATGATGGGGGAAAGAAACCCAACTTATTCTAATACGTAAAaagtaaaaatgaaatgaaaatgaaaataatacaataaataaaaacaaaaacctgcAACTGGAATGATTATCGCAGACATTTCTTTGTTAACGTCCTAAAGTTGTTTCTAAAGTCCCATTATACTGAGAAAAGTAAAGCACACTTATTTGAAAGCGGTGTTACATAAAGTCCTCAGCCATCATGATGCTGCCAAACACAAACCTCTGTTCTGGTGTAGGTCTGCAAAAATTCATGTTGTAAAAGGGAACTGAGCACGCCACTAAACTTTATTTTAGTGTTAAAAGAGCAGAAAATAAAGTCTGGAGACACGAAAGAAAATTGGCGGATTTCGGCCATATGTTGCACTCGGTTCCATGATAAAAAGATATGTAGTCATGAAAAACAAtcataaaaataaatgaaaagtaaaataataaaaaagaagaTATATATCCACATGTGGACATGATGGGGAAAAGAAACCCAAATTATTCTAATACGTAAAAAATAAAActaataagaataaaaaaaataataaaaaaataaagaaactCAACTTTTTCTAAtacgtaaaaataaaaataaattaaaattaaaatactaaaaagaaaaaaaaaataaagctatATATCCATGTGTAGCCATGATGGGGAAAAGAAACCCAACTTATTCTAATAcgtaagaaataaaaataaaattaataaaaataaaaaataaagaagaaACCCAACTTTCTTCTaatacataaaaataaaataaaatacaaattaaaataaagaaaaaataaagatatATATCCATGTGTGGACATGATGGAGAAAAGAAACCCCACTTATTCTAATACGTAAAAATAAAAGTTaaataataaaaattaaaataataaaaaaataaagatataTATTAATGAGTGGACATGATGGGGAAAAGAAACCCAACTTATTCTGATATgtaacaaaaataataaaaatgaaaataaagacgAAATCCAACTTTTTCTAATacgtaaaaataaaataaataaaaattaaatgaataaaaaaagatATATATCCATGTGTGGCCATGATGGGGAAAAGAAACCCAACTTATTCTAATACTTAGTACATACTCTTTCTTGTgttcgagaaagagagagataggtcGTTGTGGTGGGGGTTATCCTAGACCCTCGGTTTATTTACTGGTATACAAAAAGCACATATTACAACGAGAGAGACAATCAATATGACTTATGCAAAAAATCACATTTTAATTATTACAGAACAAAACACTTGAATTCCAAACTTATGTAAAAACATCACGTCACAAAAAGATCAGACTGTTTACACGTTCGTTTTTCCATAGCAGAGGTTAAAGCAACATAAAGAATAACTATCCAATTCAGCTCCATGCGTTCAGTGTGGGGATTTTGTAAGAGGACGGTCTGCATGCCAGTGTCAAtatcagttcatctttcaggtCGCTTCTGCCGCCTAGTGGTGGAATCAGGTATCACATCCTGATATGTACATCCACCCGGTCTGCATTTATTTATACACTGACATACAATATAAATTTACTTATGAAAATAGTGTGCATCCAGTGTATTCTTGACTATGAAAACAATCTTCCTATTCTTAAAAAAGCGTGTCATatcaaaaacagaatacaatagtGCATCAATTTTCAAGAATTGCATCCATCATTCAGAGTGTATCCATGTATCAAAGAAGTagtatgtggacaaaatacaaagctacacagtGAAATAGTGAGTTAAGTCAGACATATAAACTGAGTCGGTGATTACGAGCGCATCACAAGCTCATATGGCTATGGTACGAAGCAAGTGGAAGTACTGTAAAAACACATGCAGGTGTACACCTTAAACACAAGGGGTCAACCCCGTGCCGAAAGGCATCTTAACCATTAGGCCTCATGTACATAGCGGTGTCTGGTTCCATCATCCTTTCACCTCTTTGTCAGCTTGAATTCAAAGGCTTCCTGAGTTTTAGGGAATAAAAATATTGCTGTTTGTTCCTTTGTAACCCATAGCCATTTATTTCTCCATTACTGACAGTGAAAAGTGGACATTCCTTTAAAGTGTAACTGTGTGCTACTAGATATCAAAATACGTTATCTGATGGATTTAAACATTTCTAAACATGTCCTTCTGAGCTTTTGTCTTGAAACGTAAAGAGGTCTGtgtttgcgtatgtgtgtgtgtgtgtatgtgcacttgAATGTGTGTACTTGTATTGCATTGAGTTGTGGCGACGTTCAAACTTCATAGTGCAGATCGTTGAGCTCCAGCCTGGTGTAGTGGCGTCTATCAAAGGACTCCATTGCTTTGCGCCCGCCCACGGCCAGGGCCAGCATTAGGCTGGCGAGCCCCAGTACCATCACGGCCACCAGGCTGCTCTTAAGGGCCCCTCGTGCAGCCGCAGCTTTCCCCTGGCCCATGCCTTCCACAGAGACGGGGTTTTGGCGTGTGTGATCTGACTGGACAGCCCCTTTGGCCACCATGACCAGACCTGCGGTGGGAGATGTCCTCGTGGTGTATGGCTCAATGGCAGCCATGGTTGTGGTAGGAGTAGCGGCTGTggttgtagttgtagtagttgcagtagttaCGGTGCTTGTCGTGGTATGTGTAGTTGTGGAGGTGGTGGGCTCTGTGGCCAGCTGTGGTTTTGGTGTAGTTCTATGCCCAGCTTTTCTGTTGGCTGTGACAGCCCGCAGTGTGGCCATGCTAGTCTGGACAGGGAGCAAGGCTGTAGTGGTGGTAACAGGATGTTTTGCTTTTTTGggcattttattttgttttttgctcATTTTGGTTGGCTTTCTCGTAGCTGCTAtatttgtggtggtggtggtggtaattgGTGCTACTGTCAAAGCTGGATTAGACTCTGTTGCTTGCCTGGGGGTCACGTCTTGTAAAGTAGTAGTAGCCGTCGTTGTAGCAGGTGGTAATGTTACCATTGGCATTGTAGCTATGATAATtataggtggtggtggtggtgttgtggtGGATTGAGTTGTGGTGGTAGTTGAAGGGGCGAAAGTGGTGGCTGGAGTTGTGGTGGTGGTTACGGCCGGTTGTGGGGTTGTAGTGGATTGCAGAGTTGTTGTGGctagagtggtggtggtgggttttgtggtggtggtgcttgtagtggtggtggtgatggtggtgcttGTGGTGGTGCTTGTGGTGGTAGGCTGTGTTGCTGTCATTGTAGTAGGTAGCTGTGTTGGTATGGTATCTTGTGTAGGGGTTGTAGTTGTAGTTTGTAGtatagtggtggtggtggctggGGTAGTCGGGGCTTGTGTTGTTGTGGAAGTTGTCGTCTGTGCTGCGGTGGTAGCAGGCCTCGCTGTGGTAGGATGCATCACACCTGTGTAACAGAGAGGACCGACTCAGAGCTTCAACAACACACATGATGAAAGGAACTAGAAATACCCCACAGAAAGGGGACAATAGAAAAGCTCATAGAAAACAAGGCCTATTTACCTTTGAAAATGTCATATGTGTTGATCCCATCCTGAGCCACCATTAAAGGACAGTCCTGCTCCTTCTCACAGTGGAACAGTAAGCAGTTGTCAGTGGCTGCAGGTTTGTTGGACTTGAACACGGCCATGTTACACTTGGCACCTTCGCAATGAAAGAGGAAACGATGTTAGTCATGGGATTATTCATTCATGGGACATGAAAATATGTTGGACCAAAGATGGAAGtcagtcactttattttgtcgttgtGCAGGTTATAATGAAATgtcttctctgtatttaacccatcctattgtataggagcagtgggcagctgcagcacccggagaccaactccacttcttccttccatcgccttgctcaggggcacagacaggagtattgaccctaagatgcatgtctttctgatggtgggggaaaccggagcacctggagaaaacccaccgcagacaaggggagaacatgcaaactccactcagaggacgacccccaaggttgggacagctccggggttcgaaccaaggacctccttgctgtcaggcaacagcgctaaccactgggcccctgTGCCGCTGGGGGTG
Coding sequences:
- the mansc1 gene encoding MANSC domain-containing protein 1; the protein is MTPPASRLSVRMLAAALMLLAVPVLGAEQETCFSRQHQKAIVNVRLALNRTGMHMDARFVQSERDCVLACCSEEVKQGAKCNMAVFKSNKPAATDNCLLFHCEKEQDCPLMVAQDGINTYDIFKGVMHPTTARPATTAAQTTTSTTTQAPTTPATTTTILQTTTTTPTQDTIPTQLPTTMTATQPTTTSTTTSTTITTTTTSTTTTKPTTTTLATTTLQSTTTPQPAVTTTTTPATTFAPSTTTTTQSTTTPPPPPIIIIATMPMVTLPPATTTATTTLQDVTPRQATESNPALTVAPITTTTTTNIAATRKPTKMSKKQNKMPKKAKHPVTTTTALLPVQTSMATLRAVTANRKAGHRTTPKPQLATEPTTSTTTHTTTSTVTTATTTTTTTAATPTTTMAAIEPYTTRTSPTAGLVMVAKGAVQSDHTRQNPVSVEGMGQGKAAAARGALKSSLVAVMVLGLASLMLALAVGGRKAMESFDRRHYTRLELNDLHYEV